A stretch of Paenibacillus sp. URB8-2 DNA encodes these proteins:
- a CDS encoding lipocalin family protein gives MNEERRNLSSYDISDHPLSNLEWWYCYTFLDGDRGNRYTLVASFFRVGDLPILKGHYLIYSLVRLNDKKVTTRSLLDRTLVGQMLAFYLPAYLLMNPTDRIVWGQYSHLLKGTLPYPHLLMSRGSVQSKPTKLEYGQSQLAFEETPDPHFRLQLIDQTFQAELLFHPQKPLANIDEDGKLNKLRYHSLPRNQVLGQIEQGGMTETVTGEGWFDHQWGRDYGLLQGMGWDWFGLQLDDGRDVLISRLHSPDSDSPQAPIAKLIEKNGTVITSENVILKPLKYWSSIYTKIKYPIEWQITLPDFSIELHIVPQINNQEIPIIGPLQAIWEGSCTIIGEQRYSEGHRKPLKGKGFIELVGYAE, from the coding sequence GTGAATGAGGAGAGAAGGAACCTTAGTTCGTACGATATTTCGGACCACCCTCTTTCAAACTTGGAATGGTGGTATTGTTATACTTTTTTGGATGGAGACCGGGGGAACCGTTACACGTTAGTGGCTTCATTTTTTCGAGTAGGGGATTTGCCCATTCTTAAAGGCCATTATTTGATTTATTCACTTGTTCGGCTGAATGATAAGAAGGTAACGACACGATCACTTTTGGATCGAACCTTAGTCGGTCAAATGCTTGCGTTCTACCTGCCCGCTTATCTGCTGATGAATCCCACGGACCGGATAGTATGGGGCCAATATAGCCATTTGTTGAAAGGAACCTTACCGTATCCACACCTGCTGATGAGCCGCGGCTCCGTACAGTCTAAACCAACCAAGCTAGAGTACGGACAGTCCCAACTGGCTTTTGAAGAAACACCCGACCCCCATTTTCGATTGCAGCTTATCGATCAAACCTTCCAAGCCGAATTACTGTTTCACCCTCAAAAACCCTTAGCGAACATTGATGAAGATGGAAAGTTGAATAAGCTGCGCTACCATTCCCTGCCTCGCAATCAAGTGCTAGGACAAATCGAACAAGGGGGAATGACAGAGACAGTAACCGGTGAGGGATGGTTTGACCATCAGTGGGGACGAGATTACGGACTCCTTCAGGGAATGGGATGGGATTGGTTCGGATTACAGTTGGATGATGGACGTGACGTACTGATCAGCAGATTACATTCACCAGACTCCGATTCTCCTCAAGCACCGATAGCCAAGCTCATCGAAAAAAACGGCACGGTCATTACCTCAGAGAATGTCATCCTTAAGCCTCTAAAATACTGGAGCAGCATCTATACAAAAATAAAGTACCCGATAGAGTGGCAGATCACTTTACCAGATTTTTCGATCGAGCTGCATATTGTTCCCCAAATCAACAACCAGGAAATCCCTATTATCGGGCCTCTTCAGGCGATATGGGAGGGTTCTTGTACAATAATTGGAGAACAGCGTTATTCTGAAGGACACCGTAAGCCGCTGAAAGGAAAAGGGTTTATCGAGCTGGTGGGTTATGCGGAATAG
- the helD gene encoding RNA polymerase recycling motor HelD, with the protein MISAGDWKQEQERLNLVTEKLQARIAELEPEVAGLHDQAVDIRKQFWEEVTVNTSTDEDFEETFYSIRQQEALLSERERSHRQRMQQWKNMKRLLSSPYFGRIDFHEDGLSSTEQVYIGVSSFVDSDGMNFLVYDWRTPIASMYYDYSPGAAGYDTPDGAISGTMKLKRQYQIRESVLQNVFDTGVTIGDELLQQVLGKGTDNQMKSIVATIQKEQNAIIRDDKNRMLIVQGAAGSGKTSAALQRVAYLLYKHRERLKADQIVLFSPNPMFNSYVSTVLPELGEENMQQTTFQEYLDHWLGGTFRVEDPFDQIEYVLTEASSQGYEARMKGMEYKASADFLQALQNYAQWLEQQGMRFTSIRFRDRDLITAKQMESTFYSYDPSIRMTNRIIMLQDWLLRELNLLESKEREALWVQEELDYLDKDQYAEAYHALHKERGVFDFAEQYEEVRERLDGKGRPDEGDFDYAEREEELLRRMIVKEQFKPLKRSVNRLLFIDMAQLYIQLFEEEDAFKKMTKEAEMPSLWPEICEQTKEKLGRHELFYEDATPYLYLKELIEGVRTNTEIRHIFVDEGQDYSMFQYEFLKKMFPRARMTVLGDFGQAIFAQATELYGEESPLIRLYGESDTSLFRLVRSYRSTREIVEFTKSLLPNAKEIVPFERSGRKPLLSKAGDGEKRAARIGEHLAALQAEGFASIGVITKTAAESNEAYDLLTSQGCQGLKLVTKSTPTFEKGTLVIPVYLAKGVEFNAVLIFDASSQTYHRESERKLFYTACTRAMHRLLLYAAGEWTPFIQALDESLYEVET; encoded by the coding sequence ATGATAAGCGCGGGGGATTGGAAGCAAGAGCAGGAGCGGCTGAATCTGGTTACGGAAAAGCTCCAAGCGAGAATCGCCGAACTGGAGCCGGAGGTAGCCGGGCTGCATGATCAGGCGGTGGATATCCGCAAGCAATTCTGGGAGGAAGTAACGGTCAACACAAGCACTGACGAAGATTTTGAAGAGACCTTCTACAGTATCAGGCAGCAAGAAGCGTTATTGTCCGAACGGGAGCGGAGCCACCGGCAGCGCATGCAGCAGTGGAAAAATATGAAGCGGCTGCTGTCATCGCCCTACTTTGGGCGTATCGATTTCCATGAGGATGGCTTGAGCTCCACCGAGCAAGTCTACATCGGCGTGTCATCCTTCGTTGATTCAGACGGCATGAATTTTCTGGTATATGACTGGCGTACACCGATCGCGAGCATGTACTACGATTATTCTCCGGGAGCGGCCGGATATGACACGCCGGATGGAGCCATCTCGGGGACGATGAAGCTGAAACGACAGTATCAGATCCGCGAGTCAGTGCTGCAGAACGTGTTCGACACGGGCGTAACGATCGGCGACGAATTGCTGCAGCAGGTGCTCGGCAAGGGTACGGACAATCAGATGAAGAGCATCGTCGCGACGATCCAAAAGGAGCAAAACGCCATTATCCGCGATGACAAAAACCGGATGCTCATCGTGCAGGGGGCGGCCGGCAGCGGGAAAACCTCGGCGGCGCTGCAGCGGGTAGCGTATCTGCTGTATAAGCACCGCGAGCGGCTCAAGGCGGACCAAATCGTTCTTTTTTCCCCGAATCCGATGTTTAACAGCTATGTATCTACCGTTCTTCCCGAGCTCGGTGAAGAAAACATGCAGCAGACGACCTTCCAGGAATATCTGGACCACTGGCTTGGCGGGACGTTCCGTGTAGAGGACCCCTTTGACCAGATCGAATACGTGCTGACTGAAGCATCAAGCCAAGGATATGAGGCCCGGATGAAAGGCATGGAGTACAAGGCATCCGCAGACTTTCTGCAAGCTCTCCAGAATTATGCGCAGTGGCTGGAGCAGCAGGGCATGCGCTTCACAAGCATCCGCTTTCGGGACCGCGATTTGATCACGGCCAAGCAAATGGAATCCACATTTTACAGCTATGATCCCTCCATTCGCATGACCAATCGCATTATTATGCTGCAGGATTGGCTGCTGCGTGAGTTGAACCTGCTGGAAAGCAAGGAGCGTGAGGCGCTTTGGGTTCAGGAGGAGCTCGATTATCTTGACAAGGATCAGTATGCCGAAGCGTATCATGCTCTGCACAAGGAGAGGGGCGTGTTTGACTTTGCCGAGCAGTATGAAGAGGTCCGCGAAAGGCTGGACGGCAAGGGCAGACCGGACGAGGGCGATTTCGACTATGCCGAGCGGGAGGAAGAGCTGCTGCGCCGGATGATCGTGAAGGAGCAGTTTAAGCCGCTGAAGCGAAGCGTGAATCGGTTGTTGTTCATCGATATGGCTCAGCTGTACATTCAATTGTTTGAAGAAGAGGATGCTTTTAAAAAGATGACGAAGGAAGCTGAAATGCCCTCGCTTTGGCCGGAAATCTGTGAGCAGACCAAGGAGAAGCTTGGCCGGCATGAGCTTTTCTATGAAGATGCGACGCCGTACCTGTATTTAAAAGAGCTCATCGAGGGCGTTCGGACGAACACGGAGATCCGGCATATATTCGTCGATGAGGGTCAGGATTATTCGATGTTTCAATACGAGTTCCTCAAAAAAATGTTCCCCCGAGCCCGCATGACGGTGCTTGGCGATTTCGGTCAGGCCATCTTTGCTCAGGCCACGGAGCTGTACGGTGAAGAATCTCCGCTCATCCGGCTGTACGGCGAATCGGACACGAGCTTGTTCCGCCTGGTTCGCAGTTACCGGTCAACCCGTGAGATTGTGGAATTCACGAAGTCTCTGCTGCCGAACGCCAAGGAGATCGTACCCTTTGAACGAAGCGGCAGAAAACCGCTCCTCTCTAAGGCGGGCGACGGCGAGAAGCGCGCAGCGCGAATAGGGGAGCATCTCGCGGCGCTTCAAGCGGAAGGCTTCGCCTCCATCGGCGTCATTACGAAGACAGCGGCCGAAAGCAACGAAGCTTATGATCTATTGACGTCTCAGGGATGCCAGGGGCTGAAGCTTGTGACGAAGAGCACGCCCACCTTCGAGAAGGGAACATTGGTGATCCCCGTATATCTCGCCAAGGGGGTTGAATTCAACGCCGTTCTCATCTTTGACGCCTCTTCGCAGACGTATCATCGGGAGAGCGAGCGCAAGCTATTTTATACCGCGTGTACGCGTGCCATGCATCGGCTTCTGCTGTACGCAGCAGGAGAGTGGACCCCGTTCATTCAGGCATTGGATGAGTCCTTGTATGAGGTGGAGACGTAA
- a CDS encoding IS1182 family transposase, whose product MIRQQQTLVLSPYAALYDIVVPKDNILRQINELVDFTFIYEELETKYCLDNGRNAIDPVRMFKYLLLKAIFELSDVDIVERSKYDLSFKYFLGMAPEDPVIDPSSLTKFRKLRLKDINLLDMLIGKTVELAIEQNILKSNSIIVDATHTKARYNQKTPQEILQDRARKLRKAVYTMDESVKVKMPAKNTTSELEDEIAYCQKLVNFIENESGIAQVPKILEPLNLLKETVADDVEQLRLAADPDARVGHKSADSAFFGYKTHLAMTEERLITAAVITTGEKNDGKQLQTLIEKSKAAGMQVKTVIGDTAYSEKDNIAYTKTNEIELVAKLNPLVTQGARKKEDEFLFNKDAGMYVCPAGHMAIRKARQGKKGVGKNQTDTYYFDVKLCKHCPFKEGCYKEGAKSKSYSVSIKSDEHTEQMTFQDSEYFKEKSKERYKIEAKNSELKHGHGYDVATSSGLLGMEMQGAMTIFAVNLKRILKLTD is encoded by the coding sequence ATGATTCGGCAACAACAAACCTTAGTTTTGAGTCCTTATGCGGCATTGTATGACATCGTTGTCCCGAAGGACAATATACTCCGTCAAATCAATGAATTGGTGGATTTCACTTTCATATACGAAGAACTGGAAACAAAGTATTGCTTGGATAATGGACGCAACGCCATTGATCCGGTGCGCATGTTTAAATATTTACTGCTGAAAGCCATTTTTGAACTCTCTGACGTCGACATCGTGGAGCGTTCAAAGTACGACCTGTCGTTCAAGTACTTCCTCGGCATGGCGCCGGAAGACCCGGTCATCGATCCGAGTTCCTTAACGAAGTTCCGTAAACTACGTTTGAAAGATATCAACCTTTTGGACATGCTCATCGGCAAGACCGTAGAACTTGCCATCGAGCAAAATATCCTAAAGAGCAATTCCATCATCGTCGACGCCACGCATACGAAAGCACGTTACAACCAGAAAACGCCTCAAGAAATTCTACAAGACCGTGCACGGAAATTGCGAAAAGCCGTGTACACCATGGATGAGTCAGTCAAGGTCAAAATGCCGGCAAAGAATACAACGAGCGAACTCGAAGATGAAATTGCGTACTGCCAAAAACTCGTCAACTTCATCGAAAATGAGAGTGGCATTGCACAAGTGCCAAAAATTCTGGAGCCGCTTAACCTGCTGAAAGAAACGGTTGCGGATGACGTCGAGCAACTTCGCCTGGCGGCGGATCCGGATGCGCGCGTTGGCCACAAGAGCGCAGATTCCGCATTTTTTGGATACAAAACTCATCTAGCGATGACTGAGGAACGCCTTATTACGGCGGCTGTCATTACAACCGGTGAAAAGAATGACGGCAAGCAATTGCAGACCCTTATCGAAAAAAGCAAGGCAGCTGGCATGCAGGTCAAAACGGTGATTGGGGATACTGCATATTCCGAAAAAGATAATATTGCGTACACGAAAACAAATGAAATTGAACTTGTGGCCAAACTAAATCCCCTCGTCACGCAAGGTGCGCGTAAGAAAGAAGACGAATTTTTATTCAACAAAGATGCAGGCATGTACGTATGTCCAGCTGGACATATGGCCATTCGAAAGGCTCGGCAGGGTAAAAAAGGGGTCGGCAAAAATCAAACAGACACCTATTATTTTGATGTGAAACTATGCAAGCATTGTCCGTTCAAGGAAGGGTGCTACAAAGAAGGCGCTAAAAGCAAAAGCTATTCGGTAAGTATTAAATCCGATGAGCACACCGAGCAAATGACGTTCCAAGATTCAGAGTATTTCAAGGAAAAATCCAAGGAACGCTACAAAATTGAAGCGAAGAACAGTGAACTCAAACATGGACACGGGTATGATGTCGCGACATCCTCGGGTCTGCTTGGCATGGAAATGCAAGGGGCGATGACAATTTTCGCTGTGAATTTAAAACGAATCTTAAAGTTAACAGACTAA
- a CDS encoding amidohydrolase family protein encodes MNIDLRKLPIIDDHCHPFMISRETRTFDNIFTLSLIPPKSEDSRNTLLYKMVRKELIELYKINPNITDDELINMRNELYHSNPKEYADMLFKDAVFESFLVDYGFPVMGPRLSQEELDWFHSVSSSVTARRIHRVEATYHRLFEEKVDFEELEKSYIRELRDEVENKGTIAFKSVIAYHTGLKMNKVSREQAAKSYGMFLADPGNRSAEKDVRDYLVLLAFELCLEYDIPIQMHSGAGDAPLLDVKLSSPLLMHGIVSDPHYQGVKIIFIHCAYPFVEEAGYLVNQYHNIHLDLSSMIPFSSIGVYSKLRKIFEMAPFTKVLYGSDGFTIPEVSWLGAKIVKKELGKVLSGLVDEGIIDEDYAYQAAGMVLSENARNLYIRNWERSMNN; translated from the coding sequence ATGAACATTGACTTGAGAAAACTGCCTATCATTGACGATCATTGTCATCCATTTATGATTTCGCGTGAGACCCGAACGTTTGATAATATCTTTACACTCTCGCTTATACCTCCCAAAAGTGAAGATTCGAGAAACACGTTGTTGTATAAAATGGTCCGCAAAGAGCTCATCGAATTATACAAGATCAATCCCAACATTACGGATGATGAGCTGATTAACATGAGAAATGAGTTATATCATTCAAATCCCAAAGAATACGCGGATATGTTATTTAAAGATGCTGTTTTTGAATCGTTCCTCGTCGATTACGGTTTTCCGGTTATGGGGCCGAGATTATCCCAGGAGGAACTGGATTGGTTCCATAGTGTATCTTCATCTGTAACGGCCAGACGGATTCATCGTGTAGAGGCGACGTATCATCGATTGTTTGAAGAGAAGGTGGATTTTGAAGAGCTTGAAAAGAGCTATATTCGGGAGCTGAGAGACGAAGTTGAGAATAAGGGGACCATTGCTTTTAAATCGGTCATTGCCTACCATACCGGCCTGAAAATGAACAAAGTATCGAGAGAACAGGCTGCAAAGAGCTATGGTATGTTTCTTGCAGACCCGGGCAACCGATCCGCCGAAAAGGATGTGCGTGATTACCTTGTACTGCTTGCGTTCGAGCTGTGCCTGGAATATGACATTCCGATTCAAATGCATTCGGGTGCAGGCGATGCCCCTCTGCTCGATGTTAAGCTGTCCAGTCCGCTGCTGATGCACGGTATTGTCAGCGACCCGCACTATCAGGGGGTCAAGATTATCTTTATTCACTGTGCATATCCGTTCGTCGAAGAGGCCGGATATCTTGTCAACCAGTATCACAACATTCATCTTGATCTGTCCTCCATGATCCCTTTCAGCAGTATCGGGGTATATTCGAAGCTGCGGAAGATTTTTGAAATGGCCCCGTTTACCAAGGTTCTGTACGGATCTGACGGGTTTACTATTCCGGAAGTTAGCTGGCTTGGCGCCAAGATCGTCAAGAAAGAGCTGGGTAAGGTGCTTAGCGGCCTTGTTGATGAGGGGATTATTGATGAGGATTATGCCTATCAAGCGGCAGGGATGGTTCTATCCGAAAATGCGCGTAATCTGTATATAAGAAACTGGGAACGAAGCATGAACAATTGA
- a CDS encoding GntR family transcriptional regulator, with the protein MVKQNQAQVAYNSILRDIKENKLSQGQPIIEEDYARSLGMSRTPVREAIRLLSVEGFVTVYPRKGAYVSVLTAQDINDCYEMMEAVEGMISYLAAHNPSKEHIKQLSELIDRMDEAKRLMDFHKWKEYDMEFHKTLHNMCENKLLAYHWEKLFHKTYQIQTNFVTGVNLEKANSEHKLILDAISNQDQEKARQYTQQNWSRARSEFLIHAHGDNLYAK; encoded by the coding sequence ATGGTTAAGCAAAATCAAGCGCAAGTTGCATATAACAGCATTCTCCGGGATATTAAAGAGAATAAATTATCTCAAGGTCAGCCTATCATCGAGGAAGATTATGCAAGAAGCTTAGGGATGAGCAGAACTCCAGTCAGAGAAGCTATTCGGCTGCTTTCGGTGGAGGGCTTTGTTACAGTTTACCCGCGCAAGGGTGCTTATGTCAGCGTTTTGACGGCGCAGGACATTAACGATTGTTACGAAATGATGGAAGCCGTTGAGGGAATGATTTCCTATTTGGCGGCTCACAATCCTTCCAAAGAGCATATCAAGCAACTGAGTGAGCTGATTGACAGGATGGACGAAGCCAAGAGGCTCATGGATTTTCATAAATGGAAAGAATACGATATGGAGTTTCATAAGACTCTGCACAATATGTGCGAGAACAAGCTTCTAGCCTACCATTGGGAAAAGCTGTTTCATAAAACCTATCAAATTCAGACCAATTTTGTTACGGGTGTGAATTTGGAGAAGGCGAATTCGGAGCATAAATTAATATTAGATGCAATTTCCAATCAAGATCAGGAAAAAGCCCGTCAATATACACAGCAGAACTGGAGCAGAGCCAGATCGGAATTCCTGATACATGCGCACGGGGATAATCTGTATGCGAAATAA